In the genome of Chaetodon auriga isolate fChaAug3 chromosome 15, fChaAug3.hap1, whole genome shotgun sequence, one region contains:
- the LOC143332508 gene encoding protein ABHD15, which produces MLNYKLLCLTMASFAWECFFCFFPSLLLLLLSLALRWPRVRSWTRLAVRAAGWRLWIIICLILELPLDRNTRALTKEVRSPGTDVLSGSGQASDGPRLICKATALAKYLLRHCGSLARPRLASWPRGDPHIQTLYSMLCGQHEDTLQFTRDNLLLRDGGIVALDWAVGTRQGEPIGKKKWEGRREHQSGGKALGCFTATPPVLIVIPQSWGGVTPHLKALCHQAVRQGFYVVVFHARGTAGCPLTTARRTEFGDPADLEQAVAYVHSRHPSSALVAVSEGSGSGILLSYLGESGSSSYLLAAAAISPVLLGQLWFETAMPPLYRWGVLFHRKMQLSRYGSSFRGVLDVDRALSCSSLRDFEEALSCSSAQLQQTDATPPLSSQNSGLSSGSHSQQGLAPSVAWTLGERAYPAKDWDSYWERNEPLRDADEVAVPVLCVCSRDDPLLPPASTLPLPLFQSNPYFLLALTDRGGHCGFTLEGGSTSNEEVEDGNWSHVAVLEYFRVVADFLKGEEREKTSWGGPPGEYCQAGQRSRTGNVAPPRRRKATMMRRLRLQVPEQSGVDGEEGNFTWKRSYTR; this is translated from the exons ATGTTAAACTACAAGCTCCTATGTTTAACAATGGCTTCATTTGCATGGgagtgtttcttctgttttttcccatcactgctgctcctgctgctgtccctGGCTCTCCGCTGGCCCAGGGTACGGAGTTGGACCAGGCTGGCTGTCAGGGCTGCAGGCTGGAGACTCTGGATCATCATTTGTCTGATCCTAGAGCTGCCGCTAGACAGGAATACAAGAGCGCTGACGAAGGAGGTCAGATCACCAGGGACAGATGTTTTGTCCGGGTCAGGTCAGGCCTCAGATGGTCCCAGGCTCATCTGCAAAGCCACTGCGCTGGCTAAATATCTGCTCCGGCACTGTGGCTCTCTGGCCAGGCCGAGACTGGCCTCCTGGCCCAGAGGGGACCCACACATCCAGACTCTGTACAGCATGCTGTGTGGACAACACGAGGACACGTTACAGTTCACCAGAGACAATCTGCTGCTGAGAGACGGAGGTATCGTAGCTCTGGACTGGGCAGTGGGAACAAGACAGGGTGAGCCAATTGGGAAGAAGAagtgggaggggaggagggagcaTCAGTCTGGGGGAAAGGCGCTAGGCTGCTTCACCGCAACGCCACCTGTCCTCATTGTCATCCCTCAGTCCTGGGGAGGGGTGACCCCCCACCTAAAGGCGCTGTGCCATCAGGCGGTGCGTCAGGGCTTTTATGTGGTGGTGTTTCACGCTCGAGGCACAGCAGGGTGCCCGCTGACCACGGCACGACGCACCGAGTTTGGAGATCCAGCTGATCTTGAGCAG GCGGTGGCTTATGTCCACAGCCGCCACCCATCCTCTGCGCTGGTTGCAGTGAGTGAGGGTTCAGGCTCAGGGATTCTTCTCTCCTACCTGGGGGAGTCTGGATCGAGTTCGTACCTGTTGGCAGCTGCAGCCATCTCACCTGTACTCCTCGGCCAGCTGTGGTTTGAAACAGCCATGCCTCCTCTGTATCGCTGGGGGGTTTTGTTTCACCGCAAAATGCAGCTCAGCAG ATACGGGAGTTCCTTCAGAGGAGTCCTGGATGTGGATCGGGCCCTCAGCTGTTCCTCCCTCAGAGACTTTGAGGAAGCTCTTTCCTGCTCTTCAGCCCAGCTTCAGCAGACGGACGCCACACCTCCACTAAGCTCTCAAAACTCTGGACTGAGCTCAGGATCTCACTCCCAACAGGGTCTGGCACCCTCAGTGGCATGGACACTGGGCGAGAGGGCTTACCCGGCCAAGGACTGGGACAGCTACTGGGAGAGGAACGAACCACTGAGAGATGCAGATGAGGTGGCGGTCCCTGTGCTCTGCGTCTGCAGCCGAGACGACCCTCTCCTCCCGCCGGCCTCCACTTTACCCCTTCCCCTTTTCCAGAGCAATCCTTATTTCCTCCTggcactgacagacagaggagggcaCTGTGGATTCACTCTGGAGGGAGGGAGCACCAGtaatgaggaggtggaggatggtAACTGGAGCCACGTCGCAGTTCTGGAATACTTCAGGGTAGTGGCTGATTTCCtgaaaggggaggagagggagaagacgAGCTGGGGTGGTCCACCGGGAGAATATTGTCAGGCTGGGCAGAGGAGCAGGACCGGCAATGTGGCCCCCCCTCGCAGGAGGAAAGCCACCATGAtgaggaggctgaggctgcAGGTCCCTGAGCAGAGCGGggtggatggagaggaagggaaCTTCACCTGGAAGAGGTCCTACACacgctga